The following are encoded together in the Scomber japonicus isolate fScoJap1 chromosome 20, fScoJap1.pri, whole genome shotgun sequence genome:
- the dhx32a gene encoding DEAD/H (Asp-Glu-Ala-Asp/His) box polypeptide 32a: protein MSQENNSAEPDIYPENEECPGEDPLGFGDELELNQFDGLPFSSRYYKLLKERKTLPVWKVRCEFEDSLVNNQLVVVSGTAKTGRSTQIPQWCAEFCLSAQYQHGMVVCTQTNRQQAVDLALRVADEMDVNIGHEVGYTITLETCCSSDTVLRYCTDDMLLREMMSDPFLEHYGVIIIDQAHERTVSTDILLGLLKDILLQRPDLRVVVLAVPPMTDKLLSHYVGVPLISLEDSCSAEVVHSNSGNKDYFYSALRLVLEIHRTKEDGDIVVFFASAGEVHCAHSILQRERTRLGVELGQMVPVVLCPSQRGLLPSLTEQPDSRGSRKVFLSTQQGEDMWWAAESVNFVIDTGVQKKMVYNPRIRANSEVLQTISQFQADVRKRLSGPTGKCFCLYPEDSQLPAERSPQILESNITSTVLFLKRMEIGGLGQCDFIDRPDPEGLMQALEELDYLAALDDDGNLSEIGIIMSEIPLDPQMAKSLLASCEFDCVSEMLTIAAMLSAPSCFLEPPAGMTHEAVQCHRKFQHPEGDHFTLINIYNAFKQSQREQYFSAEKWCQDYYLDHSALKTAEAIRSELTDTLNRIELPISEPSFGTKTNTHNIKRTLLAGFFMQIARDVDGSGNYFILTHKHMAQVHPLSSYGAQSHKLGLPEWVIFHEYTLSENNCMRTVSEISPQVFIQMAPLYFFYNLPPSESKNILQDMLDPDGSRNCKEQRAAPDSSDTDDGCAAVPQTYDRCVIQ, encoded by the exons ATGTCGCAGGAGAATAATTCAGCGGAGCCAGACATTTACCCTGAAAATGAAGAATGTCCCGGGGAAGATCCACTTGGCTTTGGAGATGAGCTGGAATTAAATCAGTTCGATGGATTGCCCTTTTCCTCGCGTTACTATAAATTACTAAAAGAGAGGAAGACTCTGCCAGTGTGGAAGGTCAGGTGCGAATTTGAAGATTCCCTGGTTAACAACCAACTGGTTGTTGTGTCTGGGACAGCAAAGACTGGAAGGAGCACACAG ATCCCTCAATGGTGTGCAGAGTTCTGCCTATCTGCCCAGTACCAGCATGGCATGGTTGTGTGCACACAGACTAACAGGCAGCAGGCTGTAGATCTGGCTTTGCGTGTGGCTGATGAAATGGACGTCAACATAGGCCATGAAGTGGGTTACACCATCACTCTGGAGACGTGCTGCTCCTCTGACACTGTTCTGAG GTACTGCACTGACGACATGCTGCTGAGAGAGATGATGTCGGACCCTTTTCTGGAACACTACGGGGTCATTATTATCGACCAGGCCCACGAGAGGACAGTTAGTACTGATATACTGCTGGGTCTCCTGAAGGACATCCTGCTGCAGAGGCCTGACCTCAGAGTGGTAGTCCTCGCTGTTCCACCCATGACTGACAAGCTGCTGAGCCACTATGTTGGGGTCCCGCTCATCAGTCTGGAGGACTCTTGTTCTGCTGAAGTGGTCCACAGCAACAGTGGTAACAAGGACTACTTCTACTCAGCGCTGAGACTGGTGCTGGAGATCCATCGTACCAAAGAGGATGGAGATATCGTTGTGTTCTTTGCCTCAGCTGGG GAGGTTCATTGTGCCCATAGCATCCTCCAGAGAGAGCGTACCAGGCTAGGAGTGGAGCTTGGCCAGATGGTGCCTGTGGTCCTATGCCCAAGCCAGAGAGGGCTGTTGCCTAGCTTGACTGAACAACCTGACTCCAGGGGGTCAAGAAAGGTTTTCCTCTCTACCCAACAGGGGGAGGATATGTGGTGGGCGGCAGAGTCTGTTAACTTTGTCATCGACACAGGAGTCCAGAAAAAAATG GTGTACAATCCAAGAATAAGAGCTAACTCAGAGGTGCTTCAAACCATTAGTCAGTTCCAGGCAGATGTACGCAAGCGGCTCTCTGGACCAACAG GTAAATGTTTTTGCCTATATCCAGAGGACAGCCAGCTTCCTGCAGAGAGATCCCCACAGATCTTGGAGTCTAACATTACATCAACAGTCCTTTTCCTAAAAAGGATGGAGATAGGCGGCCTCGGACAGTGTGATTTTATTGACAGACCAG ATCCAGAGGGTCTCATGCAGGCCTTGGAGGAGCTGGATTACCTCGCAGCTTTAGATGACGATGGCAATTTGTCTGAGATTGGGATCATAATGTCTGAAATCCCTCTGGACCCTCAGATGGCCAAATCTCTGCTAGCATCCTGCGAGTTCGACTGTGTGAGTGAGATGTTGACGATTGCAGCGATGCTATCAG CGCCAAGCTGCTTCCTGGAGCCACCTGCTGGCATGACACATGAGGCAGTCCAGTGTCACAGAAAGTTCCAGCACCCCGAGGGCGATCACTTCACCCTCATTAACATCTACAATGCCTTCAAACAGAGTCAGAGAGAACAAT ACTTCAGTGCTGAAAAGTGGTGCCAGGACTACTACCTAGATCATTCTGCCCTGAAGACAGCTGAGGCCATTAGATCAGAGTTGACTGACACCCTGAATAGGATTGAACTTCCCATCTCTGAACCGTCCTTTGGAACCAAGACCAATACCCACAACATCAAAAGAACTCTCCTGGCTGGGTTCTTCATGCAG ATTGCTCGAGATGTGGATGGATCAGGAAATTACTTCATTctgacacacaagcacatgGCCCAGGTGCACCCGCTCTCCAGCTATGGGGCCCAGTCCCACAAACTGGGACTGCCAGAGTGGGTTATTTTCCATGAGTACACGCTGTCAGAGAACAACTGCATGAGAACAGTCTCAGAAATTTCCCCTCAAGT GTTCATTCAAATGGCACCACTGTACTTCTTCTACAATCTGCCCCCTAGTGAAAGCAAAAACATACTGCAAGACATGCTGGATCCAGATGGATCAAGAAATTGTAAAGAACAAAGAGCTGCACCTGACAGCAGTGACACTGACGATGGCTGTGCAGCGGTGCCGCAGACTTATGACAGATGTGTAATTCAATGA
- the bccip gene encoding protein BCCIP homolog has product MFASMASSAKRRAVGLGENPEESENSSDENPEDDDDSGEEDSEASEEEINEEVMVDFEAHNISVNDFNGVKKLLQQLFLKAHVNTSELTDLIIQQNHIGSVIRQAEVPEDSDDDDPDEVFGFITMLNLTERKGVQCVEEVKELLVDQCEKSSNHSTMEQLEQILNDTSKPVGLLLSERFINVPPQIALPLHTQLQGEITEAQRTNKPSGRCHYCLMISKTCKEATKTIPARGPPKEEYMFVNAEEEFFYEQAIMKFHYSVQEDADSCLSGRWSFDDVPMKPFRTVMLIPADRMPAIMDKLKEYLTV; this is encoded by the exons ATGTTTGCAAGCATGGCTTCATCCGCTAAGAGGAGAGCTGTTGGTTTGGGTGAAAATCCAGAGGAAAGTGAAAACAGCTCCGATGAAAACCCGGAGGATGATGACGATTCCGGGGAAGAGGACAGCGAAGCATCGgaagaggagataaatgag GAAGTAATGGTGGACTTCGAAGCCCACAACATTTCTGTCAACGACTTCAATGGCGTCAAGAAACTCTTACAACAG ctgttTCTGAAGGCTCATGTAAATACATCAGAGTTGACAGATCTCATCATTCAGCAGAATCACATCGGAAGCGTCATCAGG CAAGCTGAGGTACCAGaggacagtgatgatgatgatccagATGAAGTGTTTGGCTTCATCACTATGCTCAATCTGACAGAAAGAAAG ggtgtgcagtgtgtggaggaggtgaaggagctGCTTGTGGATCAGTGTGAGAAGAGCTCCAATCACAGCACAATGGAACAGCTGGAGCAGATCCTTAATGACACCAGCAAGCCTGTTGGGTTACTGCTGAGTGAGCGCTTCATCAATGTACCTCCACAGATTGCCCTTCCACTGCACACACAGCTACA GGGAGAAATCACTGAAGCTCAGAGGACGAATAAGCCTAGCGGGAGGTGCCACTACTGTCTGATGATCAGCAAGACCTGCAAAGAGGCAACCAAGACTATCCCAGCCAGAGGACCCCCCAAAGAGGAATACATGTTTGTCAATGCAGAGGAGGAATTCTTCTATGAG CAAGCCATCATGAAGTTCCACTACTCGGTCCAGGAGGATGCAGACTCCTGTTTGAGTGGAAGGTGGTCGTTCGATGATGTACCCATGAAGCCTTTCAGGACAGTGATGCTGATCCCAGCAGACAGAATGCCTGCCATTATGGACAAACTGAAAGAATACCTAACTGTGTGA
- the uros gene encoding uroporphyrinogen-III synthase, whose amino-acid sequence MQVLLLKEPRDGNAGPDPYIKELASHGHKATLIPVLSFKFVSLNTLSDKLFQPEKHGGLIFTSPRAVEAVKMCLEADERREEWNNSVKDKWNTKSIYVVGKATAALVRNLGLNPLGEDTGTAEVLSRVIIEREDTNIPPLFFPCGSIKREVLPTALRESGVPLETLTVYQTAEHPDLAKNLKNYYTEQGAPASIAFFSPSGVKFCLDVVRRLSGEQLTQIKFAAIGPTTQDAMTAEGLCVSCTAEKPTAEHLAASIAKALQ is encoded by the exons ATGCAAGTGCTGCTTCTCAAAGAGCCAAGGGATGGAAATGCTGGACCAGATCCTTACATTAAG GAGCTGGCATCACATGGTCACAAAGCAACCTTAATTCCTGTGTTGTCTTTTAAGTTTGTCTCATTAAACACCTTGTCAGATAAG CTTTTCCAGCCAGAAAAACATGGAGGGCTCATATTTACCAGTCCAAGGGCAGTGGAAGCCGTGAAGATGTGCTTAGAAGCAGATGAGAGAAGGGAAG AGTGGAATAACTCAGTGAAAGACAAATGGAATACCAAATCCATCTATGTTGTTGGGAAGGCAACTGCTGCATTAG TACGAAATCTTGGTCTGAACCCTTTGGGCGAGGACACTGGGACAGCAGAGGTGCTATCACGTGTTATTATTGAAA GAGAGGACACAAATATTCCaccactttttttcccctgtggCTCAATCAAAAGAGAAGTCTTGCCCACGGCTTTAAGGGAAAGTG GAGTTCCCCTTGAGACACTGACTGTCTATCAAACAGCTGAACATCCAGATCTAGCGAAAAATCTTAAGAACTACTACACAGAGCAG GGCGCTCCAGCCAGTATAGCTTTCTTCAGTCCATCAGGAGTGAAGTTTTGCCTTGATGTGGTGCGCAGACTGTCAGGTGAACAGCTGACTCAAATCAAG ttTGCAGCCATAGGGCCCACTACACAAGACGCTATGACAGCAGAGGGCCTGTGTGTCAGCTGTACTGCAGAGAAGCCAACAGCTGAACACCTGGCAGCATCAATAGCCAAAGCTTTACAGTAG
- the mmp21 gene encoding matrix metallopeptidase-21: MLTFIQLIILLFWTSISSADAEKLFHNRDHSDMQILNSHQAELITDKYNAELFLSRYGFIKPVNWEESQFEDSDASFDDDFLDDLQAMVQEGTSLPHSRDAPPDGDQYDRNSKTKTQAFISALEEFQKVSGLPVTGVFDEATKLAMNKPRCGVPDKKLDLNIPDASENSSASDIEISPSNSFNETDSNNTAILRKHHLATLISKSRRRRDLSQTGYMAFSKKVLKWRLIGEGYSNQLSIEDQRYIFRLAFRMWSEVSPLEFVEDTRSPLEDIDIRLGFGTGRHLGCNQRFDGTGQEFAHAWFLGDIHFDDDEHFTHPNAGSGISLLKVTVHEIGHVLGLPHIYRPGSIMQPSYLPHESGFEMDWMDRKAIQHLYGGCRGQFSTVFDWIRKEKTPYGEVVVRFNTYFVRDGWYWLYENRNNRTRFGDPVALQIGWRGIPVDGVDAHVHVWSRKRDAVYFFKGTRFWRYDSNNDQVFIKDAEGHRYPRIISEGFPGVSGPIDTAIYDRRDSHIYFFKSMLVYAFNVETNGLARGFPKNIRDVFPPVVSGDHPDGNIDAAYFSYTHNAIFLLKGTRFWQVVNSRDRWRRPSLPRNGLLPHKEVDQYWFDICNVHPTALKLTR, encoded by the exons ATGCTGACTTTTATCCAGCTGATCATTTTGCTTTTCTGGACAAGCATTAGCTCAGCTGATGCAGAGAAACTTTTCCATAATCGGGATCATTCTGATATGCAGATTCTTAATTCCCACCAAGCGGAGCTCATAACAGACAAGTACAATGCAGAG ttGTTTCTCTCTAGATATGGATTCATTAAACCAGTCAACTGGGAGGAGAGTCAATTTGAAGATTCAGACGCTTCTTTTGATGATGACTTCCTAGATGATCTTCAAGCCATGGTCCAGGAGGGGACCTCACTCCCTCATTCAAGGGATGCTCCTCCAGATGGTGATCAATATGACCGCAACAGTAAAACTAAAACCCAAGCATTTATTTCAGCACTTGAGGAGTTTCAGAAGGTATCAGGCTTGCCTGTCACCGGTGTGTTTGATGAGGCCACCAAATTGGCTATGAACAAACCAAGGTGTGGAGTCCCTGACAAGAAGCTTGACCTAAACATACCTGATGCATCTGAAAACAGTAGTGCCTCAGATATTGAAATCAGTCCTAGTAACTCTTTTAATGAGACTGACAGTAACAACACAGCAA TCCTGCGGAAACATCATCTTGCCACTCTTATATCCAAGAGTAGGCGCAGGAGAGATTTGAGTCAAACAGGTTACATGGCCTTTTCTAAGAAAGTTTTGAAATGGAGGTTGATTGGAGAAGGCTACAGCAATCAGTTGTCTATCGAGGATCAGAGGTACATCTTCAGGCTGGCCTTCAGGATGTGGAGTGAAGTGTCTCCGCTGGAGTTTGTAGAGGACACACGTTCCCCACTGGAAGATATTGATATCAGGCTTGGCTTTGGCACAG GTAGACATCTGGGATGTAATCAGAGGTTTGACGGGACTGGTCAGGAATTTGCCCACGCCTGGTTCCTGGGTGATATAcactttgatgatgatgaacatttCACTCATCCTAATGCCGGCAGTGGCATCAGCCTTCTTAAA GTCACAGTTCATGAGATTGGTCATGTTTTGGGTCTGCCTCACATCTACAGACCTGGATCTATAATGCAGCCCAGCTATCTGCCCCATGAGTCTGGCTTTGAGATGGACTGGATGGACAGGAAAGCCATACAGCACCTCTACG GAGGCTGTAGGGGTCAATTCAGCACTGTATTTGATTGGatcagaaaggaaaagacaccTTATGGGGAGGTAGTTGTCCGCTTTAACACCTATTTTGTCAGAGATGGATGGTACTGGCTATatgaaaacagaaataacaGAACACGCTTTGGAGACCCAGTTGCACTGCAGATTGGCTGGCGTGGAATTCCTGTTGATGGAGTTGAtgcacatgtgcatgtgtggtcCAGAAAAAGAGATGCAGTTTACTTCTTCAAAG GTACTCGGTTCTGGAGATATGACAGTAATAATGACCAGGTGTTCATAAAGGACGCAGAAGGTCACCGCTATCCAAGGATAATCTCTGAGGGTTTCCCAGGGGTCTCGGGTCCCATTGACACAGCGATATATGACAGGAGAGACTCCCACATCTATTTCTTCAAAAGCATGCTT GTGTATGCATTCAATGTGGAGACCAATGGCTTGGCAAGAGGCTTCCCCAAAAACATCCGAGATGTTTTCCCTCCAGTGGTGAGTGGAGATCATCCAGATGGCAACATTGACGCTGCCTACTTCTCCTACACCCACAATGCCATCTTTCTTCTCAAGGGCACACGCTTCTGGCAGGTGGTGAACAGCCGTGATCGTTGGCGCCGGCCCTCTCTGCCACGAAATGGCCTGCTGCCACACAAAGAGGTGGATCAGTACTGGTTCGACATCTGCAATGTTCATCCCACTGCACTCAAACTAACCCGCTGA